ACGTGTGCACTCTGGCAATATTTCAGTAATAAGATtcagcagaaaatgtaaaacccTGCGTGAAACCATTTACTACTCATCCTCGAAAACCTAACTTCTAcccttattttgaaaaggaaATTCCGGAAGCAGAAATAGTGCTGTTGCAGGGGTCCGATTTAACTTTTACCGGCAGTTATATTTCAATCAGATGCATCGACTCTTTGTCATCAAtactttaatttgtttattaattCTATTTATACAGATACTTAattgtgtttgtacatgtattCACATGCCTTTATGGTAAAAAAGAGTGTATGAATTGACTGTACAGTTTCCGTCACAAGAGGGAGCCAGAGATTAATTTATGTTTGTGACAGCGTTGAGTTAAGTAACTTTATCATTCCTGTTGTCATTCACAACCGAGATCCGGTAGATTAAGCCATACAGACCTTTATTATACGCTTAAACcgaataaacaaacattaatcaATTATTCAAGTTGCAATTGCATGTTTTCGTTACACGAGGTTGTTGATCGCTTATTGGTCAATAGCTTATCACGTGACCAGAAATAACATCGAGACGAGTTCACCAATATAacgtttttgtaaataaaatgtgcgATCCGATGATCAGATCGGTCGTCAAACATCAGACTACACGTTTACATGTTGTTGCCTTTCTTTTGAAGTTGATAAAATATGCAACCATGAGTGAAAGGTGCAGCGCGGAGAATGACTCTCTCACTTCGCTGACTATgtggcatcgcttctcggccttttggctaagatcaagtgtagtatctgttcttatcagtttaatatctgatacgtcccctacccggggaccatatattaaattgatttttggaacTGGGAGATGGAataggggcttgctccgtccactacACGCATCGACctggtattgcagtacctccagGAACGGTGCACCCCCCTCTACCTGTTGAAAATCAAGACTAATATTCATTCTCTAATAGTGAGCTTGTGACTAATATAATCTGTAGTCACTGGAGGAAGAAAGAAGTGGCAATCAGTATGTATGTCACTGTTTTAAGAATGATTAAAAATATTACTCTCAAAAATAGTTCTGATTTATGGAAACAAGACTTTTACTGTCACAAAAAGTGAAACCACAGAAAACATTGTTTCCTCTGCTGTTGTTGAAAATCCAGATAAAGGCTGTACATGTGGTTTCACTATAtcatttttctattctttttttcagtgttatTTGCTGTGAGAAAAATACAGATATACCATTTGTTAGCAGTTAATGCTAATGCTGAAGTATCAGTTAATTCTACTTTGATTTGgtatttactctttttttcatgtgaagcttattaaaaattgtgttttttttacccggcgaccatatattaaattgatttttggaacTGGGAGATGGAATAGGGGCTTGCTctgtccactccacgcatcgacctgGTATTGCAGTATCTCCAGGAACGGTGCACCCCCCTCTTTTGTGAAAAGTGGTCATATCagaactatatatatatatatatatatatatatatcaagaACATTGGAGGAAAGATTTACTCCTGGTGATCAGTGAATGTACGGATTTGGCCATTGTGAATGCATGAACTGTTTAAAATAGTAAGACAACAAACGAGTAACTACCATGTAAGGAAAAAAAGTTGTACAATATTTATGCcatgtgttgtgttcactgacctcTCACCATATGGGGAATTGATGCAGAATCAATCTATGCTGTCAATGTAGTTATTTATCTTATATTGTCAGTTTATATCAATTTGTTTTGCTTGACTTTATTAATTTACTCTTCCATCAATTCCCCAATATTGAAACTAAACTGTTTGAGAAGGCTTATATGTTTGAAGGCTCAATGTGTTGTCAggttatttcttctttgtaatattattattattattatcaatgtGTGGAGAATCCTGCTCGAGTTTACAATGATTACAATGAATTGCAAGTCATAAAGTGAATGATTGTATGGTTGAGTACAGGACAGGCTGGTTTGAGACGCCGCATCAGAATGAGTCACGTCTGGATCATTTGCGCACTAGCTCCCTTTCTCTACCTCTCCTCAACGCATCagtaaatacacacatgcatttagGGCAGGTATACGGTGAATAGCGGAGGCAAATGTTTATTAATTCAGTGTTTACTGAACAGACTATAAATGGTCAGCCCTGGTATAGTTGCCAACCATTTAAGcatcttttatttcctttatcCGGATAAGATAGCCGTCTGTGATCAATAAACTAGTGGACAATCTCCCTTTTCTCTGCACTTCCCTCATACAGGATGTGTTGCCAGCCCACCCAGTATAGTGTCTGTAACATAGTCTGCATCCTATACTGTTTGGATTGTTTCGATACACTAAACATCATTAACTAGGCTCCGCAACGGAACCGCAAGAAACATTTCACGAGTTGTGTTGTTTCTGCTGCAatatatgacacacacacacacacacacacacacacacacacacacacacacacacacacaggtacagagACAAGGTAGGAGGCAAGGCGGGACGAGCTGTGTGTATTAAGATGGagtggtgtttgtttgtgcacagAACTAAAGGGTAGCCGTTTGTGAATACTCTAAGTCTAAAATAATATGCAGAATAAAGCACAGTTAACAAAATGCATAGTCTTTGCTGTTATAAATAGGGAAATGTAACTTATTTCCTCAGTGACTTTTCCATATCTACCTTATTTGTTGAATGGCCATACTGTAATTATTGGCATGCGCAACCAACCAACTGCATGGGGAAaaggcatatatatatatatatatatatatatatattgtttaacCAGAAAAACACTGGTTGATATTAAATAGCTTTTTCCAaaagtcctggccaagacagtcaGTGGCACCATTAACAAAGTTTCTGATAAACAATGAGCAGCCACACAAACTAAAGGCAGGAAAGGCGATACGGGCAAAAAATCCATTCTCAGATTTTTTCACACCAAATTAGCTTTATGATTAATTTAATcgatgttttcttcttcttaaagaAAATATGTAGACATGACTTACTAAAGaaagttttgcttttattttatcaatacaGTTCAGCAAAAGTAAACTTAATTTCCCTTCAGGAACGAAGAATGTGAACTACACCAGCCCAAGGGAAGCAGTGGTGTAAGTTCAAGAGAAAAGGTTGATTAAGACTTCTGAAAATCTTGATTTTTCCAGAACCCAATTTTTTTTGATAAAATTGATTCATCCCCGGGGCCCAAATGCCTGAATTAATACATATACACCAAACTACtgaaaaacaagataaacatGTGCTGCAAGTCTTCAATGACATTCAGATAGAGAGTCAGAAGATATATGATCAATACAGCACCTCTTCTTGAAGAACATGGACACAATTAGTgatacagaagaaaacacaggaaatgtttgaatAGTAAGCCCaaagcttttcttttaaataacagcagaaaataaagaacagGGGGGGAAAAGCTTTGCATATTCCTTTTCAAAAGCGATGTGCAAGAGGGAAATAAACGAAAATCCTGGACTTAAAGGGAATACTGAATTTTATTGAGATGTCTAGGCGCGTCTTTAGGTCGCAAGGAACAATATCgaatcaaagaagaaaacaagttcaGAGAATGTTTAAGCAAATAAAACGAgctggaaataaaacattttaggaTAAAGGAGCTCCATGCTGCTTAAGAAAATATGAAGGAGAAATAGTACTAGGCAAAGATGAACTCAGGAGTTCTGTTAGTCGTTTAGGGATGTGGTAGGAAATCATCATCTTGTCAGATGATGTGGGGCAAAATGATTAGAAGCATGTGTCAGGGAGTGGTTTTTAATGATTAATGACTTTACAAAATAGATGACCCAAGGTTTACATTCATGAACAGGCTTCTGACACGACTGTGCATGGACATCAAAATCTTGAGACATTACTTATCACTTATTAACAGCCATGTTCATTGTATGTGCAGGTTAAAGTTGCAATTTACAGCTACCTGGATATTTAAATCATATACCTTCTTATCTACTGCACAAAATTAATAATGTAGCAAATATGTAGCAATTGCTTGATGTAGTCTGTAGTTAAAACACTGCAAACCATCTTCATACAAGACCCTCACTATAGCAGTTCAAAAATAGTTTCTTTTATTGAGGTGAGTGTTATTTCTGCGTGATGGTaaatgagttttggtccattaACTCGCCAACTCTCTCCTGCAGGGTCTGAACCACCTCTGCCAGGATAAAGACGTGTGTATCATCAAGGTCCTTCAGGATAAACTTCTTTCCCAGGGCCATTTTTTCATCCAGGTAGAGGAGGAACTGTTTCATGGCAGGATCACTGGTGAGCACAGGACACAAGAAGTTGTCATCTTGCATGCATGTTTAGATGATGTTACCCAAATATACCTGATGGAAATAGAATGATTTGTAGGTAGACATGAGTAAAATGATCCTTACCATTCAACAAGAACTCCTTTGTGTACGTTGACCATTTTGACAGGTTCAGAGAAATCGGCGTTTCAAGTCTTTGTTCAAACCTGCAGCAAATAGGCGTAGTGTGACTTTACTGTAAACAAAAGAAGTAAAACTAAAAATCACCCCGCTCGTCGCTAACTTAAATTCAGAGACAGCATACATAACAACCCCGAGAGGAATTCCAAGTAGCAAGACTTCTGAAAGAGTAAAAAGACAAGACGGCATTGAAAGAAGTAGTTTGGTTAGAATTTCACCAACCTGAGGCCTGTGGTTCCTTCCTTATACGCTAACTGTGATAGCACCAGTTAGCACTGAGGGGTTGTCGTACGCGCATGCGCAAAGGGTCAAACGTATTCTTCTCAAGATTTGCGCATGCTCAATAACCTACTTTACTTTAACCTGTTTGTATCAGAAACCATGCAGGAGGAAACCATGTGTTTAAGACTTAACTGCTCAGTATAATACACAATAATAAATCTCATGTATTAAGGTATAAATTACTCATTTGggctctgagaaaaaaaaaaaaactgcagtgtgTAGACAATTCAAATTAAACCtccaagtcatttttttttattaaatgttagCTTTGCTATTGGCAATTTGGACTACAAATACATCGAGTCCAACTGCTTGATTAGGccccaaaaatataaataaagcaaCCTGAGTCCAGAACACATATTTTTACAGGTCCATTTGAGGTAAGGTTTGGAAAAGGAATATGTTGTGAATGACATAATGACtttcatactgtacatgtaataaaatacatttaaaaaaatcattgttcTCGTCAAAAAACACTGCGGAACATGAGCGGCAATGACATGTCAGTGCATCTCTTAGTACATATAGTATTAGCATTATCAACCACATGTGAAGCTCGCACGACCAAGATGACACCGATCTTCACAATTTactgtaaatcatttttaaaactacTGACTTGTGAAGGACAAACTAAGAACTCTGGTCTCTTTCATCACAAGTAACAAATCTTCACAGAAATCAATGTGTaaaactgtggctcagttggtagagtcgtcgcctctcaaccggaaggtcgagggtttgatccccagctgagcaacgtgtccttgggaaagacacctaaccctgaattgctcccactgcttcagtagtggtgtatgaatgggattagttacttctgatggatgataccacatagcgatcactaccatcagtgggTGTGAcgtgcagtgtaaaagcgctttgagtagtcggaagactagaaaagcgctatataagctcaagtccgtttacTTCTATCACATCAGcggttgtttttgtaaatgtgtaacACAGAATTATTTTTCTAATCTGTTTGGTGTTAGGAAAGTAACTGCTATCCACCATTTCAAGTATACAGTAGGTCATATTAGTGCGATGATGTTCAAGTATTCAATCAGTGGCTGATGTAGCTCTGCAGTGCTTCCTGGATAAACTGGAGGCTTCGCTTGTACAGAAATGAGTCCTTCTTCTCCGGTTTACAGATGTTGAGATGATCTACGTCAACCTCGATTAGCTCCCCGATGCCAAGACCTGAAACAAAACCGCAGCAGGCTCAATGTTACGAGCTGAAGATGTGACTCAACAGTCTATTTGCAGATTCATATATAAGCTATAAATCACAGATTTCTTATTTTCCATGTGCCGCATTATGACATACTTGCTGACTGTGTAGGTACCACCAGTATCTTGATCATGGGACCAATGTTTGTCGGCAGCGTCTCTGCAAAGCTCAGCACCTTGATTTCCTTTTCTCTGGCCATGTTCAGGAAGTTCTCGTTTAGGTCACGCAGTGCTGGCGAATCTTAATACATGATGTAATGGATAATTACTCAGTAGATATAGAACtatttatttgaaaagaaaCAAGTGTTAGAGCTCAGAGTTGATTTCATTTGCTTACCTTTACAAAGTTCTCTAACTTCtacagaggggaagaggagataTCTGACATTGACTGAGTATTCTGCCATGAAGGTGCCACGGTGAGGAACACTATAGAACAAAATGCCCTTTGTGTTCTTTAACAGTCCATGCATATCAGGGTCATCTACAGCATCCAGGAGCATCTTCTTCACAAGCAACcctgatgaaaaacaaagaaatcaaacacaaggggatacagacacacaaagtgaaaatgaTAATCAGCCATATAAAATGTCATGTGGATACAGGAAAGTGTTAgctatttgtttttcatgttgcaTTCA
The Labrus mixtus chromosome 12, fLabMix1.1, whole genome shotgun sequence genome window above contains:
- the gtf2h5 gene encoding general transcription factor IIH subunit 5, which codes for MVNVHKGVLVECDPAMKQFLLYLDEKMALGKKFILKDLDDTHVFILAEVVQTLQERVGELMDQNSFTITQK